In Pseudomonas lalkuanensis, the following are encoded in one genomic region:
- a CDS encoding RidA family protein: protein MSIQRLQVLPGRLSHALVHNGTVYITGQVPEDITQDLAGQTKQVLARLEALLSEVGSDKSRILFAQIWLKHAVRDFDAMNAVWEAWIPHDALPARATVEANLADDEILIEIALQAAVTA from the coding sequence TTGTCCATTCAACGACTCCAGGTTCTGCCCGGGCGACTCAGTCATGCGCTCGTACACAACGGCACGGTTTACATCACAGGTCAGGTTCCTGAAGACATCACCCAAGACCTAGCTGGCCAAACAAAACAGGTTTTGGCCCGACTCGAGGCGCTTCTGTCCGAGGTCGGTTCAGATAAGTCCCGAATCTTGTTTGCCCAGATCTGGCTCAAGCATGCCGTCAGAGATTTCGACGCGATGAATGCGGTGTGGGAAGCCTGGATACCTCATGACGCATTACCTGCACGCGCTACGGTTGAGGCGAACTTGGCAGATGACGAGATCCTCATCGAGATTGCCCTGCAGGCTGCGGTAACGGCATGA
- a CDS encoding mandelate racemase/muconate lactonizing enzyme family protein, whose translation MKITSAKVFLVESGYVKPIIVELTTDEGITGIGEAAIAYGLGATAAAGMIKDLCERLIIGKDPFRIEQLFTEMYDHSFWAKGGGAIVFSGISAIEQALWDIKGKATNLPVYEFFGGKVFDEVPVYANGWNYHCVDADSWAHAAERPIADGYRALKCYPLATQDEKGRLRHVTRRAHDREFMELAYQRVKKLVEVAGSEVEVYIDLSGGLTTDESIRLIKRYEDLGITWIEEPCDAFDVGAMAKIAGATNTSMAAGERLYTRQGFRRLVEKQVVDIVQPDVGNTGGLSETKKIAAMAEAYNMRVAPHNCASMLCTAATLQVSVTMPNFMTLEIYPYFPDSPKYVQVLENPLEDRIKGGKLVVPSDVGLGVTLNQKNVAPYLWAECKA comes from the coding sequence ATGAAAATTACTTCTGCAAAGGTCTTCCTGGTCGAGAGCGGTTACGTCAAGCCGATCATCGTCGAACTCACCACCGACGAAGGCATCACCGGCATTGGCGAAGCTGCCATCGCCTACGGTCTGGGTGCGACCGCTGCAGCAGGGATGATCAAGGACCTCTGCGAGCGCCTCATCATCGGTAAAGACCCGTTCCGCATTGAGCAACTCTTCACCGAGATGTACGACCATTCCTTCTGGGCCAAGGGCGGTGGCGCCATCGTCTTCTCCGGCATCAGCGCTATTGAGCAGGCGCTGTGGGATATCAAGGGCAAGGCCACGAATCTGCCGGTATACGAGTTCTTCGGCGGCAAGGTCTTCGATGAGGTCCCGGTCTACGCCAACGGCTGGAACTACCATTGCGTGGATGCCGACTCCTGGGCCCATGCCGCTGAGCGACCGATCGCCGATGGCTATCGCGCACTGAAGTGCTATCCCCTGGCGACCCAGGACGAGAAAGGTCGTCTGCGTCATGTGACCCGTCGTGCCCATGATCGCGAATTCATGGAGCTGGCCTATCAGCGCGTGAAGAAGCTTGTTGAAGTGGCGGGTTCTGAGGTTGAGGTCTACATCGACCTGAGCGGCGGCCTTACCACTGATGAAAGCATCCGCTTGATCAAACGCTATGAGGATCTGGGTATCACCTGGATTGAAGAGCCTTGCGATGCCTTCGATGTCGGTGCAATGGCCAAGATCGCTGGTGCCACCAACACCTCCATGGCTGCAGGCGAACGTCTGTATACCCGCCAGGGTTTCCGTCGCCTGGTCGAGAAGCAGGTGGTCGACATTGTCCAGCCGGATGTCGGCAACACCGGCGGCCTGTCCGAGACCAAGAAGATCGCGGCAATGGCCGAGGCTTACAACATGCGTGTCGCACCTCATAACTGCGCAAGCATGCTGTGCACCGCGGCCACCCTGCAGGTGAGCGTGACCATGCCGAACTTCATGACCCTGGAGATCTACCCGTACTTCCCAGATTCGCCGAAGTATGTCCAGGTGCTGGAGAACCCGCTCGAAGACCGCATCAAGGGTGGCAAGCTGGTCGTGCCGTCCGACGTGGGTCTGGGTGTGACTTTGAACCAGAAGAATGTTGCGCCCTATCTGTGGGCCGAGTGCAAAGCCTGA
- a CDS encoding GntR family transcriptional regulator, protein MSKQSIENQTLASKRQPADEQAVQVLRKSVLQAELEPGSRVTENGLADLFALSRGAIRSALHHLSQEGLFLKIPYCGWAVMPISSADAWELYTLRANLEMLAASLASQNMDSSSSTELLRAFEELANACRKQDRTQVAEADFKLHKTIVTLSRHKRLQQQYRIVQQQIRVYIASSDALTPDFQTFIDHHRPIVDAILARDADLAAKLSSEHNLSEGKKLHRHLLTLESARIQA, encoded by the coding sequence ATGAGCAAGCAATCCATCGAAAATCAGACCTTGGCTTCTAAGCGTCAGCCGGCTGATGAACAGGCAGTACAGGTGCTTCGGAAATCAGTCCTACAGGCAGAGCTTGAACCGGGATCGCGCGTGACTGAGAACGGGTTGGCCGACCTGTTCGCGCTATCTCGTGGCGCTATCCGATCGGCACTTCACCACCTCTCCCAAGAAGGGCTGTTCTTGAAGATTCCGTACTGTGGTTGGGCAGTCATGCCGATATCATCGGCAGATGCCTGGGAGCTCTATACGTTGAGAGCGAACCTGGAAATGTTGGCAGCTTCGCTGGCCAGCCAGAACATGGACAGCAGCAGCTCCACCGAGCTGCTTCGGGCATTCGAAGAACTGGCCAATGCCTGCCGTAAACAGGATCGAACACAAGTAGCCGAGGCAGACTTCAAGCTGCACAAAACGATCGTGACCCTTTCGCGACACAAGCGCCTGCAGCAGCAATATCGCATCGTTCAGCAGCAGATCCGGGTCTATATCGCGTCCAGTGATGCCCTCACGCCTGACTTCCAGACATTCATCGATCACCACCGCCCGATCGTGGACGCCATTCTGGCTAGAGATGCTGACCTGGCCGCAAAGCTCTCCTCAGAGCACAACCTCTCGGAAGGCAAGAAGTTGCATCGCCATTTACTGACATTGGAGTCCGCCCGGATCCAGGCGTAA
- a CDS encoding PLP-dependent aminotransferase family protein: MQSRFNRLRSYDKDLFTALSDAAWRVESCLDLRASANHVSPQILDALGGSFDSGLSLMGRCEFEALAADRARQLFNADYACVTPASVEQAIASICDALLDMGDGILSVGWVGNGHALQAGKFVTARAAFNCSHHDEVDPSGLDLDVIERRVQLLRPRLLVVKAAGIGRRIDYFRLRAIADKARAYLVVDFTLIAGMVAAGLCLSPVPFVDLAIASTGSTLRGPEGGMILAKADRSLQQMLNAVAVERDPIVRISSGNLAAKALCLKEAMSPSFQSYQVQVLENVRAVAGAFSCRGYELRSCLEEGGPVLVGLAGRPPQSVGVEQVLRRSGICMESGRWPGHGAEPDYLRLGTTAITTRGLGPSHCAEVAGWICDILDNPGGIEVEAFVTRRITRMCAKYPVYSEFPLIPF; the protein is encoded by the coding sequence ATGCAAAGCAGATTCAATCGACTCCGGTCCTATGACAAGGATCTGTTCACTGCCTTGAGTGATGCCGCGTGGCGCGTCGAAAGCTGTCTGGATCTACGTGCCTCTGCCAACCATGTCAGCCCCCAGATCCTGGATGCACTTGGGGGAAGCTTCGATAGCGGATTATCTCTCATGGGGAGATGCGAGTTCGAAGCGCTGGCTGCAGATCGTGCTCGACAATTGTTCAATGCTGATTACGCCTGCGTGACACCCGCGTCTGTAGAGCAGGCAATTGCATCCATTTGCGACGCTCTGCTGGACATGGGGGATGGCATTCTCAGTGTCGGCTGGGTCGGCAATGGTCATGCCCTCCAAGCCGGCAAATTTGTCACGGCCAGGGCAGCCTTCAATTGTTCCCATCATGATGAGGTCGATCCCTCCGGCCTTGATCTCGACGTTATAGAGCGAAGGGTGCAGTTGCTGAGACCGAGGCTGCTGGTGGTAAAGGCCGCAGGCATTGGACGGAGAATCGACTACTTCAGGCTACGCGCGATAGCGGACAAAGCCAGGGCCTATCTGGTGGTGGACTTCACACTTATCGCCGGAATGGTAGCGGCGGGCCTTTGCTTGAGCCCTGTGCCTTTCGTGGATCTCGCCATCGCATCGACTGGTTCCACGTTGCGCGGCCCTGAAGGGGGGATGATTCTCGCCAAGGCAGACAGGTCGTTGCAGCAGATGCTCAATGCTGTGGCAGTTGAGCGGGACCCTATCGTGCGCATCTCTTCCGGTAACTTGGCTGCGAAAGCTTTGTGTCTCAAGGAGGCGATGTCCCCATCTTTTCAGAGTTATCAGGTCCAGGTGCTGGAAAACGTCCGTGCCGTCGCGGGTGCGTTTTCTTGTCGAGGGTACGAGCTGCGTTCGTGTTTGGAGGAGGGCGGCCCGGTATTGGTTGGATTGGCCGGGCGACCGCCTCAGTCGGTAGGGGTGGAGCAGGTGCTTCGCCGAAGCGGGATATGTATGGAGTCTGGTCGCTGGCCTGGTCACGGTGCTGAACCCGACTATCTGCGATTGGGTACTACCGCTATCACGACACGAGGCTTGGGACCGTCCCACTGTGCAGAGGTTGCTGGATGGATCTGCGACATCCTAGACAATCCCGGAGGCATTGAGGTCGAGGCGTTCGTGACGCGTCGCATCACGCGGATGTGCGCGAAGTATCCAGTTTACTCAGAGTTCCCCCTAATCCCTTTCTGA